From the genome of Papaver somniferum cultivar HN1 chromosome 2, ASM357369v1, whole genome shotgun sequence, one region includes:
- the LOC113352654 gene encoding uncharacterized protein LOC113352654 encodes MKKAKEGWAIPSVIPEKEGEPIRPIKEPTPLGEPVMNFVAVEPTQDINLGTNEDPKIVGIGLAVTQNALNIVLLRTDEGVEKPIFYVISENGKQFEGENVRMLFNAFKIKSGKSTPVYPQINGRAEATNNTIACTLKKKLEGHHKGWCEQIPNVLWSYRTIRRDATWMSSFCLTYGAEAVFPTEAILPTTRIKSCEKGLNTDLILAKLDDLEENREIALQHMMNYHQRLAREYNKKVKARSFIQGELVLREIPPYQKGSGGKLEPTWEGPYIVKRVVGNGAYELADCKGKGTDEEVKIIYGEVERQDRKLDHP; translated from the exons ATGAAAAAGGCTAAAGAGGGGTGGGCAATCCCTAGTGTGATCCCAGAAAAGGAAGGAGAGCCAATCCGACCAATAAAGGAACCAACTCCCTTGGGAGAACCCGTCATGAATTTCGTAGCTGTAGAACCAACACAGGATATCAACTTAGGGACGAACGAAGACCCTAAAATCGTGGGAATCGGTCTCGCAGTAACACAAAATGCTCTTAACATAGTTTTACTTCGCACTGATGAAGGGGTCGAAAAGCCTATATTCTATGTCA TTTCAGAGAATGGAAAGCAGTTCGAAGGGGAAAATGTGAGAATGTTATTCAATGCCTTCAAAATTAAAAGTGGAAAATCAACTCCAGTGTACCCTCAGATCAATGGGCGGGCAGAGGCCACGAACAATACGATAGCATGCAcactaaagaagaaattggagggACACCACAAAGGATGGTGTGAGCAAATTCCTAATGTATTGTGGTCATACAGAACTATCAGGCGAGACGCCACATGGATGTCATCCTTTTGTTTGACATATGGGGCAGAGGCAGTCTTTCCCACCGAAGCTATCCTCCCAACAACAAGGATAAAATCATGCGAAAAAGGGCTAAACACCGATTTAATCCTCGCAAaattggatgatctagaagaaaaCCGAGAGATTGCACTACAACACATGATGAATTACCATCAGAGACTAGCAAGAGAATACAACAAGAAAGTAAAGGCACGAAGCTTCATACAGGGAGAGCTAGTACTACGAGAAATACCACCATACCAAAAGGGGTCAGGAGGAAAATTGGAGCCTACTTGGGAAGGACCGTACATCGTGAAAAGAGTAGTAGGGAACGGGGCGTACGAATTAGCAGACTGCAAAGGAAAGGGCACTGACGAGGAAGTCAAGATAATATACGGCGAGGTTGAAAGACAAGATCGAAAGTTGGACCATCCGTAG